The Candidatus Eisenbacteria bacterium genome contains the following window.
GCGAGGCGCCCAGTTTCGGAAAGCCGGTCGTTGTCTACGATCCAAGCTGTGCCGGGTCGGTGAGCTACATGAACCTTGCGAGCGAGGTGATGAATCATGGTTAGGAAGGCGTTGGGTCGGGGGCTTGCATCGCTCATTCCGGCTGCCGTGAAGAAGGAGGTTTCGGTTGCGCCCGAGCTTCGGCCAGTGGAGCCGCGGCAGGGCGAGATCCAGCACGTCCTGCTCAGCAAGGTCGTCCGCAATCCCGCACAACCGCGAACCCAGTTCGATCCGAGTACCATCGCCGAGCTGGCAGCTTCGATTCGCGAGCGCGGCGTGCTCCAGCCCGTCCTGGTCCGGCCCTCGGGGGGCGCATTTCAGATTGTCGCGGGGGAGCGCCGATTCTTGGCGGCACGAGAGGCCGGGCTGGAAACAATCCCGGCGATCGTCCGCCAGTTCACCGATCGGGAGGCACTGCTGATCGCGCTGATTGAGAACGTCCAACGGGAAAATCTGAACCCGATGGATGAGGCGCGGGCATACTATAAGTTAGCAATGGAATATGGCCTTCCACACGATGAGATAGGGGAGCGGGTCGGGAAGGATCGCTCGACTGTTTCCAATATACTTCGCTTCAATAACTTGCCGGAAGAGATCCAGGGGCTCCTCGAGGCCGGGAGCATCACGTCGGGCCACGCCCGTGCCCTGCTCGCGCTCCCGAGCGATAAGGCCCAAGCCGATCTGGCGAAATCAGCCGCCGCGCACGGATGGTCGGTGCGTGAACTGGAGGAACGGGTCCGCCGTGTCGGAACCACTCCTTCGGCCGGGCGCTCGCGAAAGGCCCCCAAGCGCGCCTTTTCTTCGGAACTCATGGGGCTCGAAGACGATCTTATGAGAGCCCTGGGTACACGGGTGCGGGTTACCCGCCGCCGAGGGGGGACCGGCTCGATATTCGTCGATTATCACTCCGAAGAAGAGCTCGACCGTCTCGTCACGCTGCTTCGGTCCCTGGGGTGATAAGCACGCCGGATTTCGAGCGCAAGTTGATCCTTGTGGATAACTTGCCTCATGCGGTGGATAACAGGATAAGCGCAGACACCCGAAAGGGTTATTCGTTGATTCCCTATGCCAAAGCCACCAATTATGCACATTGCGGAATTGCGGTGCATACCGTAGCGCATTTCCTGATTCGCCCCTCGGGGGGACCCTCGGAGAGGAGATCATGACGCAGGCCGCGCCGAAGGACGACCTCAAGCTGCTCGACGAGCTGAAGGAGGCTCGAAGCGCCATTCTGGTCGAGTTGCGCAAGGTGATCGTGGGTCAGGATACAGTCGTGGAGCAGCTCCTGACCGTTCTCTTCGCGAACGGCCATTGCCTCCTCGTGGGGGTGCCCGGGCTCGCCAAGACGCTCCTCGTTTCGACGTTGTCGAAGATCCTCGACCTCAAGTTCAGCCGGATCCAATTCACTCCGGATCTCATGCCCTCCGACATCACCGGCACCGAGATTCTGGAGGACGACCCGGTGACCGGACGGCGCGCATTCAAGTTCATCCACGGGCCTATCTTCGCGAACATGGTGCTTGCGGACGAAATCAATCGGACGCCCCCGAAGACCCAAGCCGCGCTTCTTCAGGCGATGCAGGAGTACCGGGTCACGGCGGGGGGAGAGACCTACCCGCTCGCGCTCCCGTTCTTCGTGCTCGCGACGCAGAACCCGATCGAGTTCGAAGGGACGTACCCGCTCCCCGAAGCCCAGCTGGATCGTTTCATGTTCCACATCTCGGTGGGCTATCCGACCGACCAGGAGGAGGAGCGCATCGTCGCGACGACGACGAGCGCCTACGAGGCCGAGCCCAAAAACGTGCTCGCGGTCGATCAAATCCTGGAGCTGCAGCGCCTTGTCCGGCGAATTCCCGTCGCGGATCACGTCGTGCGCTACGCCGTCCGGCTGGCGCGCGCATCGCGGCCGGGGCCGGACAGCGCCTCGTTCGTCCGCGACTGGGTGAGCTGGGGCGCGGGGCCGCGCGCCGCCCAGTACATCGTCCTCGGGGTGAAGGCGCGCGCGGCGCTCCACGGGCGTCCGACGCCAAGCGTGGAGGATGCCAAAGCGGTCGCGCCCTCCGTGCTGCGGCATCGCATCATCCCCAACTTCAACGCGGAAGCCGACGGCATCTCGAGCCTCGACATCATCACAAAGCTCCTCGAGACCACTCCCAGCGTCGACGGCAAGCGCTCGTAGCGGGCGCGGCCATGGCCCAAACGTCGCAGCGACTGCTCGACCCGCACTTCGTGTCGAAGCTCGCCCGACTCGACCTCCGGGCACGCCTCGTGGTCGAAGGGTTTCTCACCGGGCTCCATAAGAGCCCGTATCACGGGTTCAGCGTGGAGTTCGCGGAGCACCGCCAGTACATGCCGGGCGACCCCCTGCGCCACCTGGACTGGAAGGTGCTCGCGAAATCGGACCGCAAGTACCTCAAGCAGTATGAAGAGGAGACGAACCTCCGGGCGACGCTTCTCATCGACACGAGCGCGAGCATGGGCTACTCCTCGCACGGGTTCTCGAAGCTCGATTACGCCAGGCAGCTGGCGGCGTCGCTTGCTTACCTGATGCTCCGGCAGAAAGACGCGGTCGGGATGTTCGCGTTCGCGAGCGGCCGCGGCGAGCTGATCCCTCCGCGCTCCACACCGAGTCACCTGAGGCAGCTCCTCGTCTTGCTGGAGGGGCTGGAAGCGGCCGGGGGGACCGATTTCGCATCCTCCCTTCATGCGCTCGCGGAGCGGGTCAGGCAGCGCGGCCTGATCATCATCCTGTCCGATCTTCTGGATGATCCCGAGCGCATCGCGGGAGCGATCCATCATTTTCGGCACCGGAAGCACGAAGTCCTCGTGTTCCACGTGCTCGATCCGCAGGAGGTCGCCTTTCAGTTCGAGCGGGAAGCGACCTACATCGACCTGGAGAGCGGAGATCGGATCACGACGCGGCCCCAGGAGCTGCGCGGCGATTACCGCAGCCGCGTGCGCGGATGGATGGACCGCATCCGGGAGTTCTGTATCGAGAAGCAGGCCGACTACGTCTCGGTGACGACCGAATTGCCCTACGACCGCGCGCTTCTCGAATATCTCTCCAAGCGGGCCCGCCTGGTCTAAGATCTTCGGGCTGATGTCCTCGTTCTCCTTCCTCAATCCTGGATTTCTCTGGGCGCTCCCGGTTGCGGCGATCCCGATCCTGATTCATTTCCTGAGCAAGCGGAGACTGCCCGAGGTTCGCTTTCCTACCGTGATGTTCCTGCGCGCCCTCGAGCCGCGTGAGATCCGCCGGCTCAAGCTGCGAGAGCTCTTGCTTCTGATCCTGCGCACCCTCGCGATGCTTCTCTTCGTGTGCGCCTTCGCCCGCCCCTCGGTCGAGCCGAAGGGAGCCACGACACGCGCCGCGGCCGCCGTCGCGATCGTGATCGATGACTCGGAGAGCATGGGGGCGATGGACGAGCAGGGCCGGCCGAGGATCGAAAGCGCGCGGGAGCGCGGGCTCGCGCTGGTGGATGCC
Protein-coding sequences here:
- a CDS encoding ParB/RepB/Spo0J family partition protein; translation: MVRKALGRGLASLIPAAVKKEVSVAPELRPVEPRQGEIQHVLLSKVVRNPAQPRTQFDPSTIAELAASIRERGVLQPVLVRPSGGAFQIVAGERRFLAAREAGLETIPAIVRQFTDREALLIALIENVQRENLNPMDEARAYYKLAMEYGLPHDEIGERVGKDRSTVSNILRFNNLPEEIQGLLEAGSITSGHARALLALPSDKAQADLAKSAAAHGWSVRELEERVRRVGTTPSAGRSRKAPKRAFSSELMGLEDDLMRALGTRVRVTRRRGGTGSIFVDYHSEEELDRLVTLLRSLG
- a CDS encoding MoxR family ATPase, which gives rise to MTQAAPKDDLKLLDELKEARSAILVELRKVIVGQDTVVEQLLTVLFANGHCLLVGVPGLAKTLLVSTLSKILDLKFSRIQFTPDLMPSDITGTEILEDDPVTGRRAFKFIHGPIFANMVLADEINRTPPKTQAALLQAMQEYRVTAGGETYPLALPFFVLATQNPIEFEGTYPLPEAQLDRFMFHISVGYPTDQEEERIVATTTSAYEAEPKNVLAVDQILELQRLVRRIPVADHVVRYAVRLARASRPGPDSASFVRDWVSWGAGPRAAQYIVLGVKARAALHGRPTPSVEDAKAVAPSVLRHRIIPNFNAEADGISSLDIITKLLETTPSVDGKRS
- a CDS encoding DUF58 domain-containing protein is translated as MAQTSQRLLDPHFVSKLARLDLRARLVVEGFLTGLHKSPYHGFSVEFAEHRQYMPGDPLRHLDWKVLAKSDRKYLKQYEEETNLRATLLIDTSASMGYSSHGFSKLDYARQLAASLAYLMLRQKDAVGMFAFASGRGELIPPRSTPSHLRQLLVLLEGLEAAGGTDFASSLHALAERVRQRGLIIILSDLLDDPERIAGAIHHFRHRKHEVLVFHVLDPQEVAFQFEREATYIDLESGDRITTRPQELRGDYRSRVRGWMDRIREFCIEKQADYVSVTTELPYDRALLEYLSKRARLV